One window from the genome of Thermodesulfobacteriota bacterium encodes:
- the eno gene encoding phosphopyruvate hydratase (catalyzes the formation of phosphoenolpyruvate from 2-phospho-D-glycerate in glycolysis), whose product MTTIIDVFAREILDSRGNPTVEVELITEGGFTGRAAVPSGASTGKFEAVEIRDGAKRYLGKGVLKAVRNVEKKIAP is encoded by the coding sequence ATGACGACCATCATCGACGTTTTCGCAAGAGAAATACTGGACTCTCGCGGCAACCCCACCGTGGAGGTGGAACTTATAACCGAGGGGGGGTTCACCGGGAGGGCGGCGGTGCCTTCGGGGGCCTCCACCGGAAAATTCGAGGCCGTGGAGATAAGGGACGGCGCGAAGAGGTATCTCGGTAAGGGGGTTTTGAAGGCCGTAAGGAACGTCGAGAAGAAGATAGCCCC